Proteins from a single region of Candidatus Saccharibacteria bacterium:
- a CDS encoding cell division/cell wall cluster transcriptional repressor MraZ, with amino-acid sequence MDYFERKLDDKRRLTIPTELRNEFASGVVLTRGFGKYLHLYPQTVWDREVEPALGGSILDERVADLNVRFRRGKTGAELDQKQGRVTIEQHLLDYAGIDRELIAVRAGAYWRILPADADV; translated from the coding sequence ATGGATTATTTCGAACGAAAGCTTGACGACAAGCGTCGGTTAACAATACCGACCGAGCTTCGAAATGAATTCGCGAGTGGCGTTGTACTAACCCGAGGGTTTGGTAAGTACCTCCACCTGTACCCACAAACGGTATGGGATAGGGAAGTCGAACCTGCGCTGGGTGGAAGCATTCTCGATGAGAGAGTTGCCGACCTCAACGTACGATTCAGGCGCGGAAAAACCGGTGCAGAGCTCGACCAAAAACAAGGTCGCGTAACGATTGAACAACACTTGCTCGATTATGCCGGAATTGATCGTGAGCTGATAGCGGTTCGTGCTGGAGCATATTGGCGGATTTTACCCGCAGATGCCGACGTATAG